The Chloroflexi bacterium ADurb.Bin180 region TGGCTGGGCGTGGCTCTCCGGCCGGATTGCCACGGCTCGACCAGACAGCCGCCTCGCGACTCGCGTTGGTCTGGCCCTCGCAGCGGGGCTGATCGTGCTCGAATTCGCCGCCTTTCCGTTCGCTCTGGGCATGACCACTGTCTCCGCCAGACCAGTGGATCAGTGGCTCGCCACCCAGCCAGGAGACTGGTCAGTGATGGAGCTGCCACTGAGCAAGGGGCTCTCGGGCCGTGCCCTCTACGCACTGCGCACCCACGGCAAAAGGACCAGCACCGGCTATGGCACCTTCTTTCCGCAGGCGTTCAACGAGGCGCGGCCAGTGCTCGAGTCCTTTCCCAGCCGCGAGTCGCTCGAGCTGCTGCAAGGCTGGAACGTACGTTACGTGTTGCTTGGTTCCCGAACCTACGGTCAGGCCTGGCCCGCTCTGGAGCGCGCCTGCAACGATTCTCCCGGGCTGCGCTATGCGCTGGCCGTGGAAGACGAGCCAGTGTATTCGGGCGATCGGGTGTTGCGCTGGCTTCCCGGGACCGAGCCAGCGTTCCTGGTAGACCTGATCTATGTGTACGAGGTGCTGTAGCATGAACGGCCTGCTCCGTCTTGTCAGACAGCACAAACACCTGCTGATCGGGCTGGCACTGGGCCTGCTTGCTCTCCTGACCATCGTCGCCACACTGGGCGACATTGGCCTGACCTGGGACGAGCCGCTCTACATCAAGGCCGCGCGTGGCTACATGTCCTGGCTCGGCTTGCTGCGACGCGACCCGACCAATGCGCTGAGCGACTCTGTTATCGTCCGCTGGTGGGTTCAGGATCCGACCCTGGAACTGCACCCTCCCCTGGGCAAGCTGCTTTCGGGACTGACCTGGGCCGCCTTTCGCACCGTGGTGGGCGACATCTCCGCCCACCGCCTGGCCAACGCAGGACTTTTCTCCCTGCTGGTGGCGATGGTGTACTGGCTGGTGAGTTCGGCCTACGGAACACCCAGTGGAGTGTTCGCCTCGCTGGCCCTGCTGCTGATGCCACGGATGTTCTTGCACGGGCACCTCTCCAACATCGACACGACCGTGGCCATCACCTGGTTCGCCGCCGTGTACCTCTTCTGGCTCCTTGCCGCAAAAGAGGCCGACCGAACCCGGATCTCGGTGAGCACCAACCTCCTGACCGTCTTGACCGGAATGGCCTTTGGTCTCGCGCTGGCCACCAAGATGAACGCCGTTGTTCTGCCCGTCGTTTGGCTGGCCTGGCTGCTGGCCTTTGACCGCAGCTTTCGCTCGCTGCTCAGGCTGGCGCCGATCGGCGTGGTAGGCGTAGCCACATTCGTCGCCCTGTGGCCCTGGTTGTACCACGACACGCTGAACCGTCTGCTGTACTACTTCTTCATGGCCTCGCGTTTCAAAGACCGCCCGCAGTACTATCTCGGGCAGACGCTGCCTCACGTGCCGTGGCACTATCCTCTGGTGATGACGCTGGCTGTGGTGCCGCTCATCGTCACTGTGCTGGGTATGCTGGGCCTGGTGAAGGTCCTGCACTCCAGGCCGGCCGACCGCGTCGGCTGGCTGCTCATTCTGAACGCGGCTCTGCCCTTGCTGGTCGCGGCTTCGGGCATTCAGGCGGCGTACAGCGGCGAGAGGCATTTCATCCCGGCCTATCCCTACCTGGCCTGCCTGGCTGGCATTGGCTTTGGCACTCTGGCCAGGACCCTGACCCGGTCCTGGGAGCGCACGCGCGGAGCGCCGCTCAGCCAATGGGCGCGCCGCTGGCTGTGGCTGGCGCTCTTGCTCCTATTGCTGCCAACGGCAGTGACCATCGCGCGGCTGCACCCTTACGAGCTCTCTTACTACAGCGAGGCCGTCGGCGGGCTCCCCGGCGCCACGCAACTGGGACTGGAAACTACGTTCTGGTGCGAGACCTACCGCGATGCCCTGCCTTACCTGAACCACAACGCCGCCCGGGGCGCCTCCGTATGGGTCGAGAATCCCTACGTACTGCGGCTGTACCAAAGATCAGGCCTGCTCCGCGAGGATCTGCAGATCACCGGCGGGGATACGGTGAGCCCCTTCCAGGCCGACCTGGCGATCGTAGAGATGAGGCAGACCGGCTTCGCCTACACCCCGGAGGTGCAGGACCTGCTGAGAGACCGAACGCCAGTCTACACCCTCTCGCGATTTGGCGTCCCACTGATGCACATCCTGCTGATTGAAGGATACTAGCCATGGCACAAGGCCGCGTGCACCTGTCCCTCTCGCCCAAAACGCTCGAGCGAGTCATTCTGATCGCGCTTGTCTTGGCCACCGCAGTGGTGATGTACTGGCGCCTCGGCGAGGGCAGCCTCAGCGACTATGACGAGGCGGACTATGCGCAGAGCGCCCGCGAGATGCTGTGGTGGAATGACCTGAATACGCCGCGCTGGAATGGCATGGAGTTCTTTGACAAGCCGCCACTCAACATGTGGCTGACCGCGCTAGCCTACAAGGTCGTTGGCGTCAACGAGTTCGGCGCCCGGGTGGTCTCGGCTACGGCGGGCGTGCTGGTGATCCTCCTGGTGTACGCCATCGGCCGCAGTCTGTTCCACGGCCGCGCTATCGCCCTCGGGGCGGCCATTCTGCTGCTGACCATCAACAACAACCTCTACAGCCACGGCTACAACCTGGTGAGCCTGGCGCGAGTCGGCCAGCTCGATATGATGCTGATCCTGTGGATGTGCCTCGCTGTGTGGCTGGTCTGGCGAGCGGAACGCCAGCCTCGCGCCTTGATCTGGATGGGCGTACCCCTCGGGCTTGGCCTGATGACCAAGAGCGTCGCTGGCCTGATAGCCTACGGCATCGTCGGCCTCTATCTCCTGCTGAGAGGCAGGCCGGCCTGGTGGCGCAGGGAGACGCTGCTGGGCCTGCTGACCAGCGTACTCCTGGCAGCGCCGTGGCATATCGGGCAGTTGCTCATCTGGGGCCAGCACTTTTGGAACTCGTACATGGTCTCGCTCACCGTGGGCTATGTCACCGGCGATCAGGGGCATACCCGGGACATGCTCTTCTACCTGCGTACTATCCGGCAGGGATTTCCGGCACTCTACCCGGTCGTAGCGCTGGCCGTCGTCTATGGCCTCTACCGGGCGTTGCGCCACAAGGACAAGGCCTCGTTGCTGCTTCTGTGTTGGACGGTGGTACCCTTTGCCCTGTACAATGTGGGACGCAGCAAAATCGGCTGGTACATGATCCCCATCTACCCTGCTCTGGCACTGCTGACCATGCAGCTCCTGAGGCGTGTGGTGAAGGGCAAGGGCGCCCTGCTAGTAGCGCTGATCGCCACACTGGCCTTCAACCCCTGGCTTCCTGCGGCTAAGGACTTTAACCCGGGTGTCAAGGCGGTGGCGACCTACAGTCGCTACGTCCTTCAGCCAGGAGACATCCTGGTGAACTATTTCCCTGGGTCCTACTGGATCAGGCCGTCGGCCCTTTTCTACGCGGACCGTCCGCTCCTGCTGATCACGTCGGAGGATCAGTTGCGGGCCTACCTGGGCGCAATGGCCGGCTGCCGGAGTGAGCCAGGAGGAACGGCGTATATTCTGACCGACACACATTTCTGGGAGCCAGTGAAGGGACTCGGCAAGACCATTTATCAATCTGGCGGTTACTCGCTCATCGCCGTCGAAAGCGACACCGCCTGCAGGAGACCAGATCAATGACCAACGGCGTCTTTTTGTCCATCACCGCACCCTGTTACAACGAGCACGAGAACATCGAAAAGATGGTCTCTTACTGGCAAAGTGTCCTGCTCAAAGACGGCATCTCTGGCGAGATCGTTATCGGCGAAGACGGCAGCACCGATGGCAGCAAAGACATCCTGAGACGGCTGCGGGCCGAACAGCCCAACCTGATTGTGGTAGACCACCCGGAGAACCGCGGCTATGGCTATGCCCTGGGAAGCGCCATTGCTCACAGCCAGGGCGAGTACGTTCTCACCATCGACTCGGACGGGCAATTCGACGCGGCAGAGTACACCCTGCTGTACTCAGAGCTGAAGAAGGGTTTCGACGTGGTCACGGGCTACCGACACCGCAAACAGGATCGTCTGCTCCGCGTGATCGCCGACCGCTGCCTCAACCTGCTCATCCGCCTTCTCTTTGGGCTCGGGTTGCGCGACACGAACTGCGCCCTGAAGCTGTTCAAAGGCGATGTGGCTCGCCGACTGACCGTCGAGGCCAGAGGCTATCCTACACCCACCGAACTGCTGGTGCGGGCGCAGACTCTCGGCTATCGCATCGGTGAGACAGGCATAACGCACTATGAGCGTGCGGGCGGCAAGACCAAGCTAAAGGCGCTGCGCACGAGCTGGCAGATGCTGCTCTTTCTGTTCTACCTAAAGTACAAGCAGGCACTGTACCGGGCCAAGATCATCAACAGTTTCTAGAGTGCGTACGATCGGCGCACCACGGTGCCCGACAAGGAGGAAGCTTGACGCAAAAGCTAACCGGGGTCATTTTGGCTGCGGGCAAGGGGAGCCGCATTCAACCGCTCAATCTCTACCTGCCCAAGCCGCTTTTGCCCGTCTGCAACAAACCGATCATCCAGTACCAGCTCGAAGACATGCAGCGCATCGGCGTGCGCGACGTCATCATCGTGGTAGGGCACCTCAAAGAGGAGATCATCTCTTACTTTGGCGATGGTTCGGCGCTCGGCCTCAAGATCCGCTACGTCGAGCAGCAGCAGACTCTGGGCATTGCCCACGCCGTCGCGCAACTGGAGAGCCAGGTCAACACTCCATTCATCCTCTTTCTGGGAGACATCTTTCTCGTGCCGAAGGACCTGCAGATCATGGAGCGCATGTTCTGGGAGCGCCGGGCGGGAGCGGTGTTGGCCGTGAAGAAGGAGCCGAATCCCGAGTACATCCGGCGCAACTTTGCGGTCATCCTCCATGCCAGCGGCACCGTGACGCGGGTCATTGAGAAACCGCGCTACCTGGCCAACAACCTCAAGGGCTGCGGTGTCTACATCTTTGACCTGTCTATCTTTGATGCCATTCGTCGCACCCCGCGCACGGCGCAACGCGACGAATACGAGATCACCAACTCGATCCAGATACTGATCGACGACGGATTCCCCGTGTACCCGGCCGATGTCATCGAGTGGGACATGAACATCACCTTTGCCTGCGACCTTCTCGAGTGCAACCGCAGCCAGCTCGGCCGCCTGGGCAAGACCCAACTGGTGGGAGAGCACGCGGTTCTGCACCCCGGCGTAAAACTGCACGGGTCGGTGCTGGGAGACCGAGTGGTCGTGGATCAGCCGGTAGAGATCAAGGATTCGCTGGTCCTGCCAGGCACGCACATCAGCGGCACGCAACCCATCGAGGGGATGGTGCTGACGCCAGAGCTATCCATTGACTGCAAGAGCGCGCAGAAGGAGCCGGACCATGCGCTATAGCCGAGTCCTGGTCACGGGAGGCGCCGGTTTCATCGGTTCGCACCTGGTAGAACGACTCGTGCGCGATGGCATCGAGACCATCGTGCTGGACGACCTGTCGGTGGGCAAGCGGGAAAACCTCCCTCCCGGGGTTACCTTGATTCAGGGAGATGTCCGCGACCGCCAAGTGGTGGACGAAGCCGTATCGGGAGTGCAGGGTGTCTTTCACCTCGCGGCCCGCGTGAGCATTCGGGCCTCCATCGCCGGCTTTTACGACGACGCTGAGACGAACCTGATGGGCACCCTCAACGTGCTCAAAGCTTGTGCTTCGCGCAACGTGAACAAGCTGGTCTATGCGTCTTCTATGGCCGTCTACGCCGACGCGCCACGGCCCACACCCGTCCCGGAGAGCTATGACACCGCACCGCTATCGCCCTACGGCGTGGCCAAGCTCGCCTCCGAAAAGTACATCCGCCTTGTCTCGGCCCAGGCCGGCTTCAAAGCCGTGTCGCTACGCTACTTTAACACCTACGGACCCCGGCAGACCTTTACGCCCTATGTGGGAGTGATCACCATCTTTGCCCAGCGCCTGCTGCGCGGCGAGGCGCCAATCATCTTTGGCGATGGCCAGCAATGCCGCGACTTGGTCTACGTGGGCGATGTGGCCGACGCTACCTACCAGGCCATGATGACCGAAGTCACCGGAGAGGTGATCAACGTCGGCTCTGGCGAGGGGACCACCGTCAACCGCATTGCGGCGCTGCTCTGCGCGAGATTGAACCCTGGCATCCAGCCGGTCCATGCCGAAGAGCACGCCGGCGAAGTGCGCAACTCTATTGCTGACATTCGCAAGGCCCAACGCCTGCTGGGTTATGAGCCCAAGACCTGGCTCGAGGACCGGCTGGACGAGATCATCGCCTGGAATCGCGAACACCTGGCACAGGGGCGGCCAGGAGGTCAAGCCTAGGATGAGCGTCGAGTCTACCGCCGCAAAGCTGGACGCCGGCGCCAGTCCCACGCTTCTCATCATCCCGGCCCACAACGAGGCCAGGAACATCGGCCAGGTCCTGGCAGACGTCGCAGCGACGGGCCTCTCTCTCGCTGTTCTCGTGGTCGACGACTGCTCCAGCGACAACACGGCGCAGATTGCCGCCAGCCAGGGCGCTCGAGTGCTGCGCCTGCCCAACAACCTGGGCTACGGCGGGGCGGTGCAGGCCGGCTTCCGCTACGCGGTCAGGCAGGGTTATGACACAGTGGTGATGATGGACGCTGACGGCCAGCACGATGCGTCCTGTATCGCAGACTTGCTTCGTCCCGTGCAGAAAGGAGAAGCCGACCTCGTCCTCGGCTCTCGTTTCCTCGGACGAATGGAGTACCATACGACCCTGGCGAAACGTCTCGGCATGGCCATCTTCTCCAGGCTCGTCAGCTCGTTCACCGGCAGCACCATCACCGACCCGACCTCTGGCTTTCAGGCCATGAATCGAGATGTCGTGGCCTTTTTCGCCACAGACAACTACCCGGTGGACTTTCCCGACGCAGACACGATTCTGTTACTGCACTATGCCGGCTTCAAGGTCAGCGAGGTGCCGGTGCTCATGCGCGAGCGCTTGAGTGGTGTTTCGATGCATTCGAGCTGGAAACCCATCTACTACGTTTTCAAGATGTTCCTTTCCATACTCATCGTGTTGCTCCGACAATCGACGCACAGCAACGCCGCCCGGCAGAGCGCAAGAAAAGCCTCCGGTGTCGGCTCTGGCGGGGGCCCTCGTGGTGCCTAACGCACTGACCATCGACCTGGAGGACTGGTACCACCCGGAGCTGGTTCGCCCGCAACTCGGGCCCACTGATCCAGAGCCGCAGGCTGGCCAGTCGGTGCCGCAACTCCTCGAGCTGCTGCGCTCCCGTGGGGTCAAGGCGACTTTCTTTGTCGTGGGCGAGGTGGCGCAGAGGGATCCCGAGCTGGTCCGTCGAATCGCGGCGGAGGGTCACGAGGTTGCCTGCCATGGCATGAGCCACAGGCCGCTGTGGAAGATGACGCCGGACGAGTTTCGGCAGGAGCTGGCCGAGTTCGGCCGTCTACTGGCCGGCATCCTGCCGGGCCAGTGCATACGGGGCTATCGCGCGCCGACGTTCTCACTCGACAATAGCACACGCTGGGCCTTGACCGTTCTCGCCGAGATGGGGTATCATTACGATTCGAGTGTTTTCCCGCTCAGAACACCGCTGTATGGCGTCGCTGGCGGCCCACTGGAGCCGTACTACCCTTCTCCCGACAACGTGGCCGTCAGCGCAGCGACCCCGGTGGTCACTGACCACGGCGCGTCTTTGAGATCAGGCGGCGGCCGGTCATCGAGCACGGTTCTCGAGTTTCCCATGTCGGTGTGGAGCTGGGCCGGATTGCGCGTGCCGGTCAGCGGGGGAGTATACTTGCGCGCCTTGCCTTTTGCGATGATTACCTGGTGCCTGCGCCAGATCAACAAACAGAGGCCCTTTGTGGTCTACCTGCACCCGTGGGAGGCGTATCGGCAGACGCCGCGGCTGCCCTTGCCGTTGCTTTCTCGGCTGGCAACCTACTACAACTCGGGTGCGGTGCTGCCGCGGCTAGCCGCGCTGCTGGACGAGTTCTCTTTTGCACCAATGGGAACCGTCGTGTCGGAACTGGAGGCCTAGTCGCCGTGGATCTGGCATATGAGGAGGTCGCCGCTGTGGCGGCGCAAGACGTGATGGAGGGGCGAGCCCGGGTCTTTGCGGTTGCCCTGGGTCTGCTCGTGCTGCTCGTCGTGATCAATCTGGTGAGGACCAGGCGGCTCACCGAGGAGTTTGCGCTGCTGTGGTTTGTGACGGCCGTGGTGCTGGTGCTCACGCCGCTGTTCATCGACTATGTGGACATGGCTGCGCGCGCCATCGGCATTGCCTATCCGCCAGCGATGATCTTTTTGCTGGCCATTATCTCGCTATTGCTGATCTTGTTTCAGTTCTCGATGCGTATGTCACGCTTTAGCGACCAGATCAAGGTACTGACGCAAGAAGTAGCGCTCTTGAATGCACGGCTGGAGGACCTGAACCGGCAAGATGTGTCGGCAACTACGTCTGGTCACGATGCCGTAGACTCACCAAAGGAAATGGATGACCACTCCGAAGACAGGTAGCTGGATCGACTACTGGAAGTCCGAGACGCTGTTCGGCGAGTTCCAGTGGCAAGAGAACATGGATATCTTTGTGCGCACGAGCCAGCCCATTATGGAGTACGGCCCCTCGGACGTGGTCCTGGACATCGGCTGCGGACCGGGCTACCTGGAAGCCGCTCTCAAGGACACGGTCCGGGCGATGCACGGAGTCGATACCTCGCCGCGCTACCTGCAGCGCTGCCGCGAGCGGTTCCCCAATCAGCCCAACCTGTTCTTCTACCAGCTCGATGAGCAGAACTACACCGACCTGTCCGCTGTGGCGGACCAACGGTTCTCCAAGATCGTTTGTCTCAGCGTGGTTCAATACTATCAGAGCATCGATGAGGTAGAGACTCTTATCCGGAACGTACGCCAGCTCGCGCTGCCGGGGGCACGCCTCCTGATCGCTGATATCACCGTTCACGGCGGCTGGCTGAAGGATACCTGGGGCGTGCTCAAGGCCGCCTACGAAGAAAAGTGCTTCTGGAAGACACTGTTTTTCCTGATCAGAGCGAGGACGTCCGACTATTACCGCGTCAGGGCGACGCAGGGCTTGCTGGCGTTCACCGTGCCCCAGTTGTCGGACCTGATCGCGCGGCTGGGCCTGGATGCCGAGATCCTCAGCACCAGACTGACTACCAACTCGAACAGAAAGCACCTGCTGGTGAGGTTCTAGAGTGATCCGCAAACGGGATTGGCACAAGCTGGCTCCTCTGGCCGCGATATCGCTCTGGGCAGCCACGGTACGTTTGTTCGCCGTGCTTCAGCCGGCGCGCATCGTGTGGGGCGATGAGCCCTCCTATCTCTGGCTGGGCCGCAACTGGCTGACCGGACTCGGGTATAGTTTCACCGGCTACCCGGATGTCCACCATTCACCGGGCTACCCGCTGCTATCCGGCCTGGTGTACCTCGTGACGCACAATCTCGAGCTGGCCAGCGACATCTGTTACGTGCTCTTTGGCACGCTCCTCATTGTTCCCATCTACCTGCTGGCAAAAGAGCTCTACGGGCGCAGTGTGGGCTACATCGCGGCGTTGTTCGTTGCCACCTATCCGGCCATCTCCACCGCTCCCGCTCTCTGGGGCACCTTCACTGAACCGCCCTACTACTTCTTTGTCTATGCGGGGCTGCTGCTCGTGCTCCTGGCTATGCGCCGTGGCAAGTCCCTGGCGTTCCTTCTCGCGGGAGCCAGTATGGGCTTTGCCTACCTCATTCGCCCGGAGGCGATTGCCTACTTGGCAGTTGGCGCCGGCATTCTGCTGCTGGTATGGCTGTTCGAGAAAAAGCTCTTCACGCGGCAGGTATGGGTCGGCCTGGGGCTCTACGGGCTGGGGTTCCTGGTCTTTTTCCTGCCCTATGCCTACTTTGTCTTCCGCCAGACTGGTGCGTGGATGGTCAGCGAAAAAGCCGGCGTGACCTTTGTGACCTGCATCGGGCTCTCCGAGGGAGACACAGCGGCTTTCGACCGCGCCACCTGGGGACTCGACTCCACGGGGCTGGAAGTCTTTTTCTTCTCCCGCGAGAGTTACCACGTGAACATGCTCGACGTGATTCGGGCCTACCCAAGCGAGTTCGTGCAGTTGGTCATGCGCAACACCCGTCGCTTCCTGGGCACCCTTCTCTCGACGCCTATGCTTTCCATCTACCTGCTGCCTTTGATGGGCGTGGCCTTCTTCCGCTCTGCCTGGAGCAAGGCGCGCGCCAAAGGCGAACTACTGCTGATTGCCTCTCTGACGCCGGTCCTGGTGTTTGTCCTCTTCTTCATCCAGGATCGCTACATTGCCACGTTGCTGCCCACTCTGGTGATATGGCTGGCGTTGGGAGCCTATGAACTTGGCCAG contains the following coding sequences:
- the cmdD_1 gene encoding Chondramide synthase cmdD, which codes for MTTPKTGSWIDYWKSETLFGEFQWQENMDIFVRTSQPIMEYGPSDVVLDIGCGPGYLEAALKDTVRAMHGVDTSPRYLQRCRERFPNQPNLFFYQLDEQNYTDLSAVADQRFSKIVCLSVVQYYQSIDEVETLIRNVRQLALPGARLLIADITVHGGWLKDTWGVLKAAYEEKCFWKTLFFLIRARTSDYYRVRATQGLLAFTVPQLSDLIARLGLDAEILSTRLTTNSNRKHLLVRF
- a CDS encoding Undecaprenyl-phosphate mannosyltransferase encodes the protein MSVESTAAKLDAGASPTLLIIPAHNEARNIGQVLADVAATGLSLAVLVVDDCSSDNTAQIAASQGARVLRLPNNLGYGGAVQAGFRYAVRQGYDTVVMMDADGQHDASCIADLLRPVQKGEADLVLGSRFLGRMEYHTTLAKRLGMAIFSRLVSSFTGSTITDPTSGFQAMNRDVVAFFATDNYPVDFPDADTILLLHYAGFKVSEVPVLMRERLSGVSMHSSWKPIYYVFKMFLSILIVLLRQSTHSNAARQSARKASGVGSGGGPRGA
- the pgdA gene encoding Peptidoglycan-N-acetylglucosamine deacetylase, whose translation is MVPNALTIDLEDWYHPELVRPQLGPTDPEPQAGQSVPQLLELLRSRGVKATFFVVGEVAQRDPELVRRIAAEGHEVACHGMSHRPLWKMTPDEFRQELAEFGRLLAGILPGQCIRGYRAPTFSLDNSTRWALTVLAEMGYHYDSSVFPLRTPLYGVAGGPLEPYYPSPDNVAVSAATPVVTDHGASLRSGGGRSSSTVLEFPMSVWSWAGLRVPVSGGVYLRALPFAMITWCLRQINKQRPFVVYLHPWEAYRQTPRLPLPLLSRLATYYNSGAVLPRLAALLDEFSFAPMGTVVSELEA
- the arnC_1 gene encoding Undecaprenyl-phosphate 4-deoxy-4-formamido-L-arabinose transferase, with the protein product MTNGVFLSITAPCYNEHENIEKMVSYWQSVLLKDGISGEIVIGEDGSTDGSKDILRRLRAEQPNLIVVDHPENRGYGYALGSAIAHSQGEYVLTIDSDGQFDAAEYTLLYSELKKGFDVVTGYRHRKQDRLLRVIADRCLNLLIRLLFGLGLRDTNCALKLFKGDVARRLTVEARGYPTPTELLVRAQTLGYRIGETGITHYERAGGKTKLKALRTSWQMLLFLFYLKYKQALYRAKIINSF
- a CDS encoding UDP-glucose 4-epimerase, translated to MRYSRVLVTGGAGFIGSHLVERLVRDGIETIVLDDLSVGKRENLPPGVTLIQGDVRDRQVVDEAVSGVQGVFHLAARVSIRASIAGFYDDAETNLMGTLNVLKACASRNVNKLVYASSMAVYADAPRPTPVPESYDTAPLSPYGVAKLASEKYIRLVSAQAGFKAVSLRYFNTYGPRQTFTPYVGVITIFAQRLLRGEAPIIFGDGQQCRDLVYVGDVADATYQAMMTEVTGEVINVGSGEGTTVNRIAALLCARLNPGIQPVHAEEHAGEVRNSIADIRKAQRLLGYEPKTWLEDRLDEIIAWNREHLAQGRPGGQA
- the rmlA gene encoding Glucose-1-phosphate thymidylyltransferase produces the protein MTQKLTGVILAAGKGSRIQPLNLYLPKPLLPVCNKPIIQYQLEDMQRIGVRDVIIVVGHLKEEIISYFGDGSALGLKIRYVEQQQTLGIAHAVAQLESQVNTPFILFLGDIFLVPKDLQIMERMFWERRAGAVLAVKKEPNPEYIRRNFAVILHASGTVTRVIEKPRYLANNLKGCGVYIFDLSIFDAIRRTPRTAQRDEYEITNSIQILIDDGFPVYPADVIEWDMNITFACDLLECNRSQLGRLGKTQLVGEHAVLHPGVKLHGSVLGDRVVVDQPVEIKDSLVLPGTHISGTQPIEGMVLTPELSIDCKSAQKEPDHAL
- the arnT gene encoding Undecaprenyl phosphate-alpha-4-amino-4-deoxy-L-arabinose arabinosyl transferase, with protein sequence MAQGRVHLSLSPKTLERVILIALVLATAVVMYWRLGEGSLSDYDEADYAQSAREMLWWNDLNTPRWNGMEFFDKPPLNMWLTALAYKVVGVNEFGARVVSATAGVLVILLVYAIGRSLFHGRAIALGAAILLLTINNNLYSHGYNLVSLARVGQLDMMLILWMCLAVWLVWRAERQPRALIWMGVPLGLGLMTKSVAGLIAYGIVGLYLLLRGRPAWWRRETLLGLLTSVLLAAPWHIGQLLIWGQHFWNSYMVSLTVGYVTGDQGHTRDMLFYLRTIRQGFPALYPVVALAVVYGLYRALRHKDKASLLLLCWTVVPFALYNVGRSKIGWYMIPIYPALALLTMQLLRRVVKGKGALLVALIATLAFNPWLPAAKDFNPGVKAVATYSRYVLQPGDILVNYFPGSYWIRPSALFYADRPLLLITSEDQLRAYLGAMAGCRSEPGGTAYILTDTHFWEPVKGLGKTIYQSGGYSLIAVESDTACRRPDQ